From the Lysobacter sp. FW306-1B-D06B genome, one window contains:
- a CDS encoding RNA polymerase sigma factor FliA — protein sequence MNAAAAQYKATQRATDNANATEVVEKHGELVRRIAHHLAARLPASVEIDDLIQAGMLGLIDAARNFQADQGAAFETYASIRIRGAMIDEIRRGDWVPRSVHRRYRDVVAATREVEQRTGRAATSQEVASALEVSLDEYHRMLEDAARGQLISLEAHLDEHEGEPHLATHGGATPAREFEHGAFREALGGAIANLPEREQLVLSLYYEQELNLREIGAVLSVSESRVCQIHGQAMLRLRARLGEWRGTHEDDEDEHGY from the coding sequence ATGAACGCCGCCGCCGCACAGTACAAGGCCACCCAGCGCGCCACCGACAACGCCAACGCGACCGAGGTCGTCGAGAAGCACGGCGAACTCGTGCGCCGCATCGCCCACCACCTGGCCGCGCGATTGCCGGCGAGCGTGGAGATCGACGACCTCATCCAGGCCGGCATGCTCGGCCTGATCGACGCGGCCCGCAATTTCCAGGCGGATCAAGGCGCGGCGTTCGAAACGTATGCCTCCATCCGCATCCGCGGCGCGATGATCGACGAGATCCGCCGTGGCGACTGGGTGCCGCGCTCGGTGCATCGCCGTTACCGCGATGTCGTCGCCGCCACGCGCGAAGTCGAACAGCGCACCGGCCGCGCCGCGACCTCGCAGGAAGTGGCCAGCGCGCTCGAGGTTTCGCTGGACGAATACCACCGCATGCTCGAGGACGCCGCGCGCGGCCAGCTCATCAGCCTGGAAGCGCACCTGGACGAACACGAGGGCGAGCCGCACCTGGCCACGCACGGCGGCGCGACGCCGGCGCGCGAGTTCGAACACGGCGCGTTCCGCGAAGCCCTCGGCGGCGCGATCGCCAACCTGCCCGAACGCGAACAGCTGGTGCTGTCGCTGTACTACGAGCAGGAACTGAACCTGCGCGAGATCGGCGCGGTGCTGAGCGTGAGCGAATCGCGCGTCTGCCAGATCCACGGCCAGGCGATGTTGCGCCTGCGCGCGCGTCTGGGCGAGTGGCGCGGCACGCATGAGGACGATGAGGACGAGCATGGGTATTGA
- a CDS encoding ParA family protein, with protein MRAWAIANQKGGVGKTTTSLCLARGLATQGNRVLLLDLDPHASLTRAFEVPADPPPSGTHDLFNGSASGLLELARYTHIPDLQLVAAQPALATLERRGATQPGLGLALGRALHTVRDVYDYVLMDCPPTLGLLMVNALAAADRLIVPTQTDPLALHGLADMLRTAEMVERSRRRPLPRHVLPTLFDRRTRTGVQSLYELQDRYGERVWPHAVPMDTRLRDAASLVKADPPDGRGVDMYRRALKWLLETEASGDARKEAA; from the coding sequence ATGCGCGCCTGGGCAATCGCCAACCAGAAAGGTGGCGTCGGCAAGACGACGACGTCGCTGTGCCTCGCACGCGGGTTAGCCACGCAGGGAAACCGCGTGCTGCTGCTCGACCTCGATCCGCACGCGTCGCTGACGCGCGCATTCGAAGTCCCCGCCGACCCGCCGCCGTCCGGCACCCACGACCTGTTCAACGGCAGCGCCTCGGGCCTGCTCGAACTGGCCCGCTACACGCACATCCCCGACCTGCAGCTGGTCGCCGCGCAACCGGCGCTGGCCACGCTGGAACGGCGCGGCGCGACGCAGCCCGGACTGGGCCTGGCGCTCGGTCGTGCGTTGCACACGGTGCGCGATGTCTACGACTACGTGCTGATGGACTGCCCGCCCACGCTCGGCCTGCTGATGGTCAATGCGCTGGCGGCGGCCGATCGCCTGATCGTGCCGACGCAGACCGACCCGCTCGCCCTGCACGGCCTGGCCGACATGCTGCGCACGGCGGAGATGGTCGAACGCTCGCGCCGTCGCCCGCTGCCGCGCCACGTGCTGCCGACATTGTTCGACCGGCGCACGCGCACCGGCGTGCAGAGCCTGTACGAATTGCAGGATCGCTACGGCGAACGCGTCTGGCCGCACGCCGTGCCGATGGACACGCGCCTGCGCGACGCGGCATCGCTGGTGAAGGCCGATCCGCCCGACGGCCGCGGCGTCGACATGTACCGCCGTGCGCTGAAGTGGTTGCTGGAAACCGAAGCCTCGGGCGATGCGCGCAAGGAAGCGGCGTGA
- the cheY gene encoding chemotaxis response regulator CheY, with the protein MDKNIRILIVDDFSTMRRIVKNLLNDLGFHNTAEADDGSTALIELKKASYDLVVTDWNMPGMPGIDLLKAIRADAALAKIPVLMVTAEAKREQIIEAAQAGVNGYVIKPFTAATLEDKLAKVFERLGAAA; encoded by the coding sequence ATGGACAAGAACATCCGCATCCTCATCGTCGACGACTTCTCGACCATGCGCCGCATCGTCAAGAACCTGCTCAACGACCTGGGCTTCCACAACACCGCCGAGGCCGACGACGGCAGCACCGCGCTGATCGAACTGAAGAAAGCGTCGTACGACCTGGTCGTCACCGACTGGAACATGCCGGGCATGCCGGGCATCGACCTGCTCAAGGCGATCCGCGCCGACGCCGCGCTGGCGAAGATCCCGGTGCTGATGGTCACCGCCGAAGCCAAGCGCGAGCAGATCATCGAAGCCGCACAGGCCGGCGTGAACGGTTACGTCATCAAGCCCTTCACCGCCGCGACGCTGGAAGACAAGCTCGCCAAGGTGTTCGAGCGCCTGGGAGCGGCCGCGTGA
- a CDS encoding MinD/ParA family protein, with amino-acid sequence MPSPADLNAPASGAPVSGARAPVRVIAVASGKGGVGKTSVSVNLAMALVHAGQRTLLLDTDLGLANVDVMLGLSPQFTLADVFAGRCELQDTLLEGPRGLWVVPAASGKRHMTELLPQQHIGLVNAFCQLDLPLDAMVVDNAAGISDSVLTFCQAAQDVVVVVCDEPASVTDAYALIKVLSRERGVTRVQVLANQVNNAIEGKQLFEKLERVSARFLDVTLHYLGAIPRDEWLRRAIQRQEAVVEAFPGCPSALAFRDIARRANSWQSPAGPRGGVEFFMERLVAHSAGASAASHNDPLRSAVA; translated from the coding sequence ATGCCATCGCCAGCTGATCTCAATGCACCCGCGTCCGGTGCGCCCGTGTCCGGCGCGCGCGCCCCGGTGCGCGTCATCGCCGTGGCCAGCGGCAAGGGCGGCGTCGGCAAGACCTCCGTCTCGGTGAACCTCGCCATGGCCCTGGTCCACGCCGGCCAGCGCACGCTGCTGCTGGACACCGACCTGGGCCTTGCGAACGTCGACGTGATGCTCGGCCTGTCGCCGCAGTTCACGCTCGCCGACGTCTTCGCCGGTCGCTGCGAATTGCAGGACACCCTGCTGGAAGGCCCGCGCGGTTTGTGGGTGGTTCCGGCGGCGTCGGGCAAGCGCCACATGACCGAACTGCTGCCGCAGCAGCACATCGGCCTGGTGAACGCCTTCTGCCAGCTCGACCTGCCGCTGGACGCGATGGTGGTGGACAACGCCGCCGGCATCTCCGACAGCGTGCTCACCTTCTGCCAGGCCGCGCAGGACGTGGTGGTGGTGGTCTGCGACGAACCGGCCTCGGTCACCGACGCCTACGCGCTGATCAAGGTGCTCAGCCGCGAGCGCGGTGTGACCCGCGTGCAGGTGCTGGCGAACCAGGTCAACAACGCCATCGAAGGCAAGCAGCTGTTCGAGAAGCTCGAGCGCGTCAGCGCGCGCTTCCTCGACGTGACGCTGCACTACCTCGGCGCGATTCCGCGCGACGAATGGCTGCGCCGCGCGATCCAGCGCCAGGAAGCCGTCGTGGAAGCCTTCCCGGGTTGTCCTTCGGCGCTGGCCTTCCGCGACATCGCACGGCGCGCGAACAGCTGGCAGTCGCCGGCCGGTCCGCGCGGCGGCGTCGAATTCTTCATGGAACGCCTCGTCGCGCACAGCGCGGGCGCCAGTGCGGCCAGCCACAACGATCCATTACGGAGCGCCGTCGCATGA
- a CDS encoding protein phosphatase CheZ, whose protein sequence is MIEAPGSEVVITQDRQAVIARLHAALWALEHDDLAGWRSNVDALIQWRSQPLVQGLAKLARELESALGESSGASSTSGSLPEACARLEHVVHVSEDASHRTLDLIQECGVLLGTLPDAAAEEQAATIAAIRSRMSEMTAAQGYQDLTGQIIRRVVVLVRAVHAGLGEVVDTGDTPLHLNHNSRGFGPSVAGVDPAPATQDDANELLSSLGL, encoded by the coding sequence GTGATCGAGGCGCCCGGCTCCGAGGTGGTCATCACGCAGGACCGCCAGGCCGTCATCGCGCGCCTGCACGCGGCGCTGTGGGCGCTGGAGCACGACGACCTCGCCGGCTGGCGCAGCAATGTCGACGCGCTGATCCAGTGGCGCAGCCAGCCGCTGGTGCAGGGCCTGGCCAAGCTCGCGCGCGAACTGGAAAGCGCGCTGGGCGAAAGCAGCGGCGCGTCGTCGACGAGCGGTTCCCTGCCGGAAGCCTGCGCGCGCCTGGAACACGTGGTGCACGTGAGCGAGGACGCCAGCCATCGCACGCTCGACCTGATCCAGGAATGCGGCGTGCTGCTGGGCACGCTGCCGGATGCCGCCGCCGAGGAACAGGCCGCGACCATCGCCGCGATCCGCTCGCGCATGTCGGAAATGACCGCCGCGCAGGGGTACCAGGACCTTACGGGGCAGATCATCCGCCGCGTCGTGGTGCTGGTGCGCGCGGTGCACGCGGGCCTGGGCGAAGTCGTCGACACCGGCGACACGCCGTTGCACCTCAATCACAACTCGCGCGGCTTCGGCCCGTCGGTGGCGGGCGTGGATCCCGCGCCGGCGACGCAGGACGACGCGAACGAACTGCTGTCTTCGCTGGGGTTGTAA
- a CDS encoding chemotaxis protein CheW encodes MTHPAIDAYLDELLDLTVDAVAPVPAAANAPVMAHAVEAVMAHVEIPAGLLAELDADPLLTGPLAAGTHDTTTTSAVIPAGLLDELDADPLFAGQAPAPETAPTFAIPAGLLDELDSDPLFADASPTQAAGIPPGLLAELDADPLFDAPPPVVAEAPRPQPAPAPARSPAPPPRAPAAAQAHTGLRPVELTPPSLPPTVTTTHRWLRVAVGEDSYAVELLRVQEVGRTVPIVAMRGAAPSVLGAMNLRGRIVPVFDLGLWLGTERVTPDERARIVVVERDNELIGALVSAVDDVVTLGPDRIEPPLMASPSKAIVGVARVVAKPTVLLDANALFG; translated from the coding sequence ATGACCCACCCCGCCATCGACGCCTACCTCGACGAACTGCTCGACCTCACCGTCGACGCGGTGGCGCCCGTGCCCGCTGCGGCGAATGCGCCGGTGATGGCGCACGCCGTGGAAGCGGTGATGGCGCACGTGGAGATCCCGGCGGGCCTGCTGGCGGAGCTGGACGCCGATCCGCTCCTCACCGGCCCGCTCGCTGCTGGCACGCACGACACGACGACGACGTCGGCTGTCATTCCCGCCGGCCTGCTCGACGAACTCGACGCCGATCCGCTCTTCGCCGGCCAGGCGCCTGCGCCGGAAACCGCACCGACGTTCGCGATTCCCGCCGGATTGCTGGACGAACTCGATTCCGACCCCCTGTTCGCCGACGCATCGCCAACGCAAGCGGCCGGGATTCCGCCCGGCCTGCTGGCCGAACTCGACGCCGACCCGCTCTTCGACGCACCGCCGCCGGTGGTCGCCGAGGCACCGCGCCCGCAACCGGCGCCCGCGCCGGCCCGCTCACCGGCACCGCCCCCGCGTGCGCCCGCCGCCGCGCAGGCGCACACCGGCCTGCGTCCGGTCGAGCTCACGCCGCCCTCCCTGCCGCCGACGGTGACCACCACGCATCGCTGGCTGCGCGTGGCCGTGGGCGAGGACAGTTACGCGGTCGAACTGCTGCGCGTGCAGGAAGTCGGCCGCACCGTGCCCATCGTCGCCATGCGCGGCGCGGCGCCGTCCGTGCTGGGCGCGATGAACCTGCGCGGCCGCATCGTCCCGGTCTTCGACCTGGGGCTGTGGCTGGGCACGGAACGTGTGACCCCCGACGAGCGCGCACGCATCGTCGTGGTGGAGCGCGACAACGAACTCATCGGCGCGCTGGTCTCGGCCGTCGACGACGTGGTGACGCTGGGTCCGGACCGCATCGAACCGCCGCTGATGGCTTCGCCGTCCAAGGCGATCGTGGGCGTGGCGCGGGTGGTGGCGAAGCCTACGGTGTTGCTGGATGCGAATGCGTTGTTCGGGTGA
- a CDS encoding flagellar motor protein produces the protein MDRLSLIGVVLALVALIGGSILKGAGLSGLWSPAAFVIVILGTIAAILVQTPMATFKRALAIVRWVFNPPAQDRPAMIARIVEWSTVARRQGLLGLEAEVQAQEDPFVRKGLQMVVDGVEPESIRQMLEIELHGQSQRDLAAAKVFEGAGIYSPTLGIIGAVLGLMAVMKNLADPSKLGHGIAAAFTATIYGIGLANLMLLPMAAKLKGLINQQADEREMIIEGLIAIAQGENPRNIEARLNGFVV, from the coding sequence ATGGACAGACTCAGCCTCATCGGTGTCGTACTTGCGCTGGTCGCCCTCATCGGCGGCAGCATCCTCAAGGGCGCGGGCCTCTCGGGCCTGTGGTCGCCGGCGGCGTTCGTCATCGTGATCCTGGGCACCATCGCGGCCATCCTCGTGCAGACGCCGATGGCGACGTTCAAGCGTGCACTGGCGATCGTGCGCTGGGTGTTCAATCCGCCCGCGCAGGATCGGCCGGCGATGATCGCGCGCATCGTGGAATGGAGCACCGTCGCGCGCCGCCAGGGCCTGTTGGGCCTGGAAGCCGAAGTGCAGGCGCAGGAAGACCCGTTCGTGCGCAAGGGCCTGCAGATGGTGGTGGACGGCGTGGAGCCCGAATCGATCCGGCAGATGCTGGAGATCGAACTGCACGGCCAGTCGCAGCGCGACCTCGCCGCGGCCAAGGTGTTCGAGGGCGCCGGCATCTACTCGCCGACGCTGGGCATCATCGGCGCGGTGCTGGGCCTGATGGCGGTGATGAAGAACCTCGCCGACCCGAGCAAGCTCGGCCACGGCATCGCCGCCGCGTTCACCGCGACGATCTACGGCATCGGCCTGGCGAACCTGATGCTGCTGCCGATGGCGGCCAAGCTGAAGGGGCTGATCAACCAGCAGGCCGACGAGCGCGAGATGATCATCGAAGGCCTCATCGCCATCGCCCAGGGCGAGAACCCGCGCAACATCGAAGCGCGGCTCAACGGCTTCGTGGTCTGA
- the motD gene encoding flagellar motor protein MotD, protein MAGRRKQHHEEHMNHEAWAIPYGDLITLLLAFFVVMYAISSINEGKYRVLADALSSAFGGPPRTVTPIQLGMHQLRGSAFDRPSLVTPGSKSGPSSSTPIAAPRMRQVLDMPTFGGKAGAAQQVALEESREQGEQQLHSIGRRIQDALSELVKQKLVTVRRSYNFLEVEIQSDILFASGVAVPNPQAVDTVRRISAVLREEPNAMRVEGYTDNVPIATSQFPSNWELSSARAASIVHVMAQDGISPSRLAVVGYGEFQPVADNATPQGRNANRRVLLVILANPQGPDALEDRTPATIAMQDETTAPAVDADLFPAASSTPSRSTTAPSAPGAATAAARAHAAGNDGIAADTARAAAAAKHSSTSPGAG, encoded by the coding sequence ATGGCCGGCCGCCGCAAGCAGCATCACGAAGAACACATGAACCACGAAGCGTGGGCGATCCCGTACGGCGATCTGATCACGCTGCTGCTGGCGTTCTTCGTGGTGATGTACGCGATCTCCTCGATCAACGAGGGCAAGTACCGCGTGCTCGCCGATGCGCTCTCCTCCGCGTTCGGCGGACCGCCGCGCACCGTCACGCCGATCCAGCTGGGCATGCACCAGCTGCGCGGTTCGGCCTTCGACCGGCCGTCGCTGGTGACGCCCGGTTCCAAGTCCGGCCCGTCCTCGTCCACGCCCATCGCCGCGCCGCGCATGCGCCAGGTGCTGGACATGCCGACCTTCGGCGGCAAGGCCGGCGCGGCGCAGCAGGTCGCGCTGGAAGAATCGCGCGAACAGGGCGAACAGCAGCTGCATTCGATCGGCCGCCGCATCCAGGACGCGCTGTCGGAACTGGTGAAGCAGAAGCTGGTCACCGTGCGGCGCAGCTACAACTTCCTGGAAGTCGAGATCCAGAGCGACATCCTCTTCGCCAGCGGCGTGGCCGTGCCCAATCCGCAGGCCGTGGACACCGTGCGGCGCATTTCCGCCGTGCTGCGCGAGGAACCCAACGCGATGCGCGTGGAGGGTTACACCGACAACGTGCCGATCGCGACGTCGCAGTTCCCGTCCAACTGGGAACTGTCGTCCGCGCGCGCGGCCAGCATCGTCCACGTGATGGCGCAGGACGGCATTTCGCCCAGCCGTCTGGCGGTGGTCGGCTACGGTGAATTCCAGCCGGTCGCCGACAACGCCACGCCGCAGGGCCGCAACGCGAACCGCCGCGTGCTGCTGGTGATCCTGGCCAATCCGCAGGGCCCGGACGCACTGGAAGACCGCACGCCGGCGACGATCGCGATGCAGGACGAAACCACCGCGCCGGCCGTCGACGCCGATTTGTTTCCCGCCGCGTCTTCGACGCCTTCGCGCTCGACGACGGCGCCCAGCGCACCGGGCGCGGCCACCGCCGCCGCACGCGCGCACGCCGCCGGCAACGACGGCATCGCCGCCGACACCGCACGTGCCGCCGCGGCGGCCAAACATTCCTCCACCTCACCGGGAGCGGGCTGA
- a CDS encoding chemotaxis protein CheA, which yields MNAIADDIAADFLIEAREILDQLGEQMVALEHAPTDRNCLNTVFRGFHTIKGGAGFLDFVPMVHICHAVEDRLNVARDGTVPMDAAAFDDTQQSLDLLVDMLAAVSAGEEPEHAPPALLKSLRDGAKGIAMSTAKPASANGDIDEDEFEALLDSLHGSSANSLPGSQGRVGEGSQSRSAASSGADAPSLPPPNLPLQAGGGAKGAAKSNAQPKAAEDPTVRVDVRRLDAMVDLVGELVLARNRLKTIRPRLRDEDLDRAVTALDVATSRLQSSVMMVRMQPVGRVFARFPKLARDVARQVSKSVELDIVGAETELDRNLVEALADPLVHLVRNAIDHGIEAPDTRRASGKNEQGRVRLSAQQEGDHVSIEVSDDGAGIDPEKIRRSAVKKGLIDPDAAARLSSDECLNLIFMAGFSTRSEVSDLSGRGVGMDVVQSKIRELSGQVQIHSEAGRGTRFVIRVPLTLAILPTLLVELEGDVYALPLVRVVEVLAHERVEAIWVDGQSMLDLRDQPLPLIDLRAWLGLAPDPAAATTCVVLQSGEQRFCLTVDRVRGREEVVIKALPRTLRGLAGYAGASLVGDGRMALILDVDALLRTGLRGSSSAARDR from the coding sequence ATGAACGCCATCGCCGACGACATCGCGGCCGACTTCCTGATCGAAGCGCGCGAGATCCTCGACCAGCTGGGCGAGCAGATGGTCGCGCTGGAACACGCGCCGACCGACCGCAACTGCCTCAACACCGTCTTCCGCGGTTTCCACACCATCAAGGGCGGCGCGGGCTTCCTCGACTTCGTGCCGATGGTGCACATCTGCCACGCGGTGGAGGATCGCCTCAACGTCGCGCGTGACGGCACGGTGCCGATGGACGCGGCGGCGTTCGACGACACGCAGCAGTCGCTGGACCTGCTGGTGGACATGCTCGCGGCCGTGTCGGCCGGCGAGGAACCCGAACACGCACCGCCGGCGCTGCTGAAGTCGCTGCGCGACGGCGCCAAGGGCATCGCCATGAGCACCGCGAAGCCGGCATCGGCGAACGGCGACATCGACGAGGACGAGTTCGAAGCGCTGCTGGATTCGCTGCACGGCTCCAGCGCGAACTCCCTCCCCGGCTCGCAGGGGAGGGTTGGGGAGGGGTCGCAAAGCCGCAGCGCGGCGAGCTCGGGCGCTGACGCGCCCTCACTCCCGCCTCCCAACCTCCCTCTGCAAGCAGGGGGAGGGGCCAAAGGCGCCGCGAAATCCAACGCACAACCCAAAGCCGCCGAAGACCCCACCGTCCGCGTCGACGTGCGTCGCCTCGACGCGATGGTCGACCTGGTCGGCGAACTCGTGCTCGCGCGCAACCGCCTCAAGACCATCCGCCCGCGCCTGCGCGACGAGGACCTCGATCGCGCCGTGACCGCGCTGGACGTCGCCACCTCGCGCCTGCAGTCCTCGGTGATGATGGTGCGCATGCAGCCGGTGGGCCGCGTGTTCGCACGCTTTCCCAAGCTCGCGCGCGACGTCGCGCGGCAGGTGTCCAAGTCGGTGGAGCTGGACATCGTCGGCGCCGAGACCGAACTGGACCGCAACCTCGTCGAAGCCCTCGCCGATCCGCTGGTGCACCTGGTGCGCAACGCGATCGACCACGGCATCGAAGCGCCGGACACGCGCCGCGCATCGGGCAAGAACGAACAGGGCCGCGTGCGCCTGTCCGCGCAGCAGGAAGGCGACCACGTCTCCATCGAAGTCAGCGACGACGGCGCCGGCATCGACCCGGAAAAGATCCGCCGCAGCGCCGTCAAGAAAGGCCTGATCGACCCCGACGCCGCCGCGCGGCTGTCGTCGGACGAATGCCTCAACCTGATCTTCATGGCCGGCTTCTCCACGCGCAGCGAAGTCAGCGACCTGTCCGGGCGCGGCGTCGGCATGGACGTGGTGCAGTCCAAGATCCGCGAACTGTCCGGTCAGGTGCAGATCCATTCCGAAGCCGGCCGCGGCACGCGCTTCGTGATCCGCGTACCGCTGACGCTGGCGATCCTGCCCACGCTGCTGGTGGAACTGGAAGGCGACGTCTACGCGCTGCCGCTGGTGCGCGTGGTCGAAGTGCTGGCGCACGAGCGCGTGGAGGCGATCTGGGTGGACGGCCAGAGCATGCTCGACCTGCGCGACCAGCCGCTGCCGCTGATCGACCTGCGCGCCTGGCTGGGCCTGGCGCCCGACCCGGCCGCGGCCACGACCTGCGTGGTGCTGCAGTCCGGCGAGCAACGCTTCTGCCTGACCGTGGACCGCGTGCGCGGCCGCGAGGAAGTGGTCATCAAGGCCCTGCCCCGCACGCTGCGCGGCCTGGCCGGTTACGCCGGCGCCAGCCTGGTCGGCGACGGCCGCATGGCGCTGATCCTGGATGTGGACGCACTGCTCAGAACCGGGCTGCGCGGCTCAAGTAGCGCGGCGAGGGACCGTTAA
- a CDS encoding STAS domain-containing protein produces MNALPLPSDLGIEHVADLQATLRPHLEDAEPLSLAGDAVERVHTAGLQMLHAFVRERAALGHATVVTGASQVLADAARQLALAKSLGVDAASAA; encoded by the coding sequence ATGAACGCATTGCCGCTTCCCTCCGACCTCGGTATCGAACACGTCGCCGACCTGCAGGCCACGCTGCGCCCGCACCTGGAGGACGCCGAACCGCTGTCGCTCGCCGGCGACGCCGTCGAACGCGTGCACACGGCCGGCCTGCAGATGCTGCATGCCTTCGTGCGCGAACGCGCCGCGCTGGGCCACGCCACCGTCGTCACCGGCGCCTCCCAGGTGCTGGCCGACGCCGCGCGCCAGCTTGCGCTCGCCAAGAGCCTGGGCGTCGACGCCGCGTCGGCCGCCTGA
- a CDS encoding response regulator, protein MSKNLLIVDDSTSMRQMVAFALTGGGFNVREAEDGQAALDVARTQRFDAVVTDVNMPRMDGIELIRQLRQLPDYRFTPLLMLTTESGGDKKAEGKAAGATGWLVKPFDPEQLLATVRKVLG, encoded by the coding sequence ATGTCCAAGAACCTGCTGATCGTCGACGACTCCACCTCCATGCGGCAGATGGTCGCCTTCGCGCTGACCGGCGGCGGCTTCAACGTGCGCGAGGCCGAAGACGGCCAGGCCGCGCTCGACGTCGCCCGCACCCAGCGCTTCGACGCCGTGGTGACCGACGTGAACATGCCGCGCATGGACGGCATCGAACTCATCCGCCAGCTGCGCCAGCTGCCCGACTACCGCTTCACGCCGCTGCTGATGCTCACCACCGAATCCGGCGGCGACAAGAAGGCCGAAGGCAAGGCCGCCGGCGCGACCGGCTGGCTGGTCAAGCCGTTCGACCCCGAACAGCTGCTCGCCACCGTCCGCAAGGTCCTGGGCTAA